A section of the Malania oleifera isolate guangnan ecotype guangnan chromosome 2, ASM2987363v1, whole genome shotgun sequence genome encodes:
- the LOC131148366 gene encoding uncharacterized protein LOC131148366 yields the protein MSNITSPEVSSSNPTSPSISDLSFLYFLHFVDHPGTILVSTPLNGDNYPTWKRVMKMALNAKSKFCFTNGTLPKPTTSPVETQLWERCCDMILSWILNSIDKSIVYNLIYHECHHDVWLDLEDYFSQSNNPRIFKLKRDIATLTQGSMTISVYFTTLKGHWDELAMLASTPYQILAMDPLPPVTKVYSILHQEERQRLLHISNVPIEYATMAVPSNFSHHPDSKGQGRGHPKCDHYGHDGHWKAHCYRLHGYPNNKSQSRGTLDGKSGS from the exons ATGTCTAACATCACATCTCCAGAGGTCTCCTCCTCTAATCCAACATCCCCATCAATTTCGGATCTGTCTTTTCTATATTTTCTCCATTTTGTTGATCACCCAGGTACCATCCTAGTCTCCACCCCTCTCAATGGTGACAATTATCCTACCTGGAAGAGGGTCATGAAAATGGCATTGAATGCTAAAAGTAAGTTTTGTTTCACTAATGGTACCCTCCCCAAACCAACAACCTCCCCAGTAGAAACTCAATTATGGGAACGTTGCTGTGATATGATCTTATCATGGATCCTCAACTCCATTGATAAATCCATTGTTTACAATCTTATCTATCATGAATGCCATCATGATGTATGGCTGGATCTTGAGGATTATTTCTCTCAAAGCAACAATCCTAGAATTTTCAAGTTGAAGCGTGACATTGCTACTCTCACCCAAGGCTCCATGACCATCTCTGTGTATTTTACAACACTTAAAGGTCATTGGGATGAACTCGCCATGCTTGCCTCCACACCATA CCAAATTTTGGCCATGGATCCTTTACCTCCTGTTACCAAGGTCTACTCAATTTTGCATCAAGAAGAGAGGCAACGCCTTCTTCATATCTCTAATGTTCCAATAGAATATGCTACCATGGCAGTTCCTAGTAATTTTTCTCATCATCCTGATAGCAAGGGGCAAGGGCGTGGTCATCCAAAATGTGACCACTATGGCCATGATGGTCATTGGAAAGCCCATTGTTATAGGCTGCACGGTTATCCCAATAACAAGTCTCAATCTCGTGGAACTCTTGATGGAAAATCTGGTTCTTGA